ccccaggcaATGCTGCAGGAGCTGAACTTTGGGGCTTACCTGGGGCTCCCCGCATTCCTGCTGCCCCTGACGCAGGGCGAGAACCCCAACCTGGCccgggtgctgagcacccacatccACACCGGGCACCACAGCACCATGGTGAGTGCAGGgctgggcggcggggggggggagggggtgcggctGTGACTAACCcctcatttcacacacacaaacccccccCAGTTCTGGATGCGGGtccccctgctggcccctgagGATCTGCGGGACGACCTGATCGAGAATGAGCCGGTGCCGGTGCCCGAGGACGGCTCGGGAGACGAGAAGACATGGATAtggtgagggggcgggggaccgggggcactgctggggggaagcACGCAGCCCCAGAGCCTGCTTTTAACTGAGGCAAGCACACGTGATGCGGGGAGGCGTCCTGTTGGGGCTGAGGTTAGggatctgggggagaggggggcaatgCACAGAGGGGAACTGGGGGGGCACCGAGGGAGGGCAGGATCTTGTTCCCTATTCACTGGCCCCCGTTTCTCTGCAGGTGGCACGATTTCCGGACCCTCTGTGACTACAACAAGCGCATTGCAGTGGgtgagtgtgggggcactgctgcggggaagctcgcagcactggggcaggggatggcaggTTTCTTGACCCCTGttttctgccccctccagccctggaggtGGGGCCAGACCTGCCCTCCAATCACGTCATCGACCGCTGGCTGGGGGAGCCAATCAAAGCGGCCATCCTGCCCACCAGCATCTTCCTAACCAATAAGAAGGGGTTTCCCGTCCTCTCCAAGATGCACCAGCGCCTGGTCTTCCGCCTGCTGAAGGTGAGCCCTGCCCAGGCTCTCCCCACCCAGATCTCCTGGCCCCACCCTCTGAAGCCATGCCCACCCGGAGCCCTGCCCTCCATGATCCTGTCCCTGTCACTGAGCCACGCCCCCACCTTCCCAAGATGCACCATCTCCTGCTACACCCACCAAGCTCTCCAGGCCCCCTCCTAGCTGGggacactgctgtggggaagctcccagcactgggatggaggaggggtgtGATCCCCGTTTTCCATCCCCCCCTTCACTGTGGGGGTTCTATGCTCTGGGGGGAGTATCCCAGGGGCTTGTCTCCCCATGCTGGGGGTCAGGGCGGGTCAGGCTGTGGGGGGGGCATTGTCGCTGTCtaaccccgcccccgccccccagctggaGGTGCAGTTCATCGTGTGGGGCGCTCACCACCACCCCGAGAAGGAGTTCTGCTCTTACCTGCAGTACCTGGAGTACCTGAGCCAGAACCGGCCCCCACCCTCCGCCTATGAGCTCTTCGCCAAGGGGTACGAGGACTATCTGCAGTCCCCCCTGCAGGTGAGCGACCACGGCTGTCATTGGTGTGGCTCAGCGTGAACGCCGTCATAGCACTGGGGCTAAGACCCATGGCTCACAAAATGGCTTCTTCAATGTTCAGGGCTAACATTGCCAACTGGCATTGTTAGGGCCCAGGGTTAACACAGCAACATTGTTACAGCTTGGACCAGCATCCTGTCCCACCATAATTAGGGTTCAGAGTTAACAGGGCTTGGTCCAGCATCATATTCCCCCATCATTAAGGTCCAGGGTTAGTGCAAGTTGGGTTAGCATCATATCCACCATCCTAGGCTGCAGGGTTAACAGGGCTTGGTCAGTATTCTATCTCATCGTCATTAGGGTTCAGGATGAATGCTGCCTCGTGCTGGGGTTGGGACTCATAGGTATCAGAGTAGCATAACTTGGACCCAGAGCCAACGTTCTTGTGTCATCATTAGGGTTCAGAGTTAACATTGGAACTTGCCAGGATTTCGGGACAGCATTGCACCACGTCATTAGGGCTCAGGGTGAACTCTGCTAGAGCATTGTCATTGGGCCTTGTGGCTGCCGACTCACCTTCATTCATGCAGTATCACCTAGCGTCATTGTGACGCCTGTGGGCTATTGGGTGCCCATTGTTAGGGTTCTGAGGGGACGCCCCGTGACTATGCAATGTTGATGCATCTGTCATCCGCATTCAGAGTAAACATCTCATGTCAGGGTTCATCATTAGGGCCCAGAGTGACCACTTCCCTTGGTGGGCTTGGCGTGCATCATTAGGGTTCAGAGTGAATGTCACCGGCTCTGCAGTGCAATGGGGGGGggtcttcctcctccctgccctcctcactctgctctcccctcctcctgtAGCCCCTGATGGACAACCTGGAGTCCCAGACTTATGAGGTCTTTGAGAAGGACCCCATCAAATACTCCCAGTACCAACAggtgtgggggagctgggccATGAACAGGGGGAGGGGCTTTGGTGGGCAGGACCTAGCTAAGGGGGTGAggccagagggaaggaggagtggctgtgggaaggggtggggcctgtggCGAGGGGTAATGGGAGCAAGGCCTAGTGGGTTAGGGTTCAGAGAGGGTGGGGCAATGGGGGCAGGGTGtatttgggggtggggcctggggggaggagtgtggtgtgggggcaggatctaaggggggcagttggggggggctgcagggctcccCAGAGACTACCCCCTCTCCTCTACCCCCCCAGGCGATCTATAGGTGCCTGCTGGACCGGGTGCCTGAAGAGGAGAAGGAGACGAATGTGCAGTGAGTGACGCCCCGCCCCTCCATGGCAACACCCCGCCCCTCCATGGCAACGCCCCACCCCTCAGTTATACCCCTCCCACCtggtgctgccccagccccatgggacatgGCACGCCTGACAACCTGCCCCGGTGATGCCCCTGAAGGTCACTCGGACCCTTCCCCCCAGATGGGGAGATCCATCCCCCTGGCACCCCCTGTGTGCTGCCCTCTGACCTCCCTCTGTGCCCCTCAGGGTAGTGATGGTGCTGGGGGCCGGCCGGGGCCCCCTGGTCAATGCCACGCTGCGGGCGTCCCGCCAGGCCGGCCGGCGGGTGAAAATCTATGCCGTGGAGAAGAACCCCAACGCTGTGGTGACGTGAGTGCCCCTGTGCTGGCCCTGCCCCATAttcgcccccccttccccctgccaagTTAGAGCCTGCTGAGACTAGGCCCATTGTCTGTGTTtatccatccctcctcccctgagAGCTGGTGTACGAGGAGGGAGGAGATCCAGTGGCTGGCAGTTCCTTGGGTTAACCCTCGCTCCCTGCAGACTGGACAGCTGGCGGTAGGAGTGGGGGGATACAGTGACAGGCAGTTCCCCAGGTTAACCCCGTGACTCTTACAGGCTGGAGAGCTGGCAGTATGAAGGGGCGCAATCGAAGTAGGAGGAGGGGATCCAGTGGTGGGCAGTTCCCTGGGTTAGCCCCACACCAACCCGAAGGCTGGAGCACTGGCAGCAGGATGGGGGGATATAGCGGTGGGCAGTTCCCTGGTTTAATCTGGAGTGCTCGTGGTAGGAGCGGGGAGCCAGTGGCGGACAGTTCCCTGGATTAACTCTGCACTCCCCGCAGACTGGAGAGCTGGCAGTACGAGGAGTGGGGCTCGCAGGTGACCGTGGTATCGTCTGACATGCGGGACTGGACAGCCCCTGAGCAGGCCGATCTCCTGGTGTCGGAGCTGCTGGGCTCCTTTGCTGACAACGAGCTGTCCCCCGAGTGCCTGGACGGGGCGCAGCACTGCCTGCGGGGTGAGCgggctccgggggtggggggagctgtgggtctggcagggggagcagtgggaggtgttggtggggggcagagggaggagctggtggggcatggggggggagtTGTGGAGGGTTGCTGTGCAGGGAGGCAGTTTTGGTGTGGGGCGCTTGTTGCCCCAATGTCtgacaccctcctctccccccgccccattctccAGCGGGTGGCGTGAGCATCCCCAGCACTTACACGTCCTTCCTGGCACCCATTTCCTCCTCCAAGCTGTACAACGAGGTGCGCGCCTGTCGGGAGAAGGACCGGCACCCCGAGGTGAGCCCCCCAACCATGCCCCACCACGTGCCTCCTTCCTGGCCTCGCGACCACAGCCCCCTCCAGTCCTCCTGTCCCCCGCCGGtctgaaccccccccccagcttggtCAGGGGTTGCCCGGGTGCtgtctggcaggggctgggggtcacGCTCTGACcaggtctctctcttccccccccaggcGCAGTTCGAGATGCCCTATGTCGTGCGGCTCCACAACTTCCACCAGCTGGcaccaccccagccctgcttcaccttcCACCATCCGCACCCAGGTAGGGCGCTGGGGCGGGGCCTGAGCTGACCAcacccctctggggtggggaggggaggggcctgaGCTGACCACACCCTTCTACGAGAAAGTTCTCCCCTAACCTCCCCCCTTTGGGCAGACCCAGACCGGGACAAGAGCCAGTACCGGCAGCTGGAGTTCGCGGTGGAGGTGAACACGGTGCTGCACGGCTTCGCCGGCTACTTCGAGACCACGCTCTACGGCGACGTCACACTCAGTGAGTGCGGGGCCGGGGGCTGCTGGGCcggaagggggacagcagggtgcagctgggggcttgtgaggggcagggccagggcactGGGATGGGGTCACGGTGCAGTGGGGGGATGTCAGGGGGAGTAGGGAAGCTTGAGTAGGGGCTGGAGATTTTCCTGGTTGGGCAGATCCAGAGGGGCAAGGCTTCCCcaggtgggggggaaggttgcccaggctggcaggggggtgGCTCCCtaggtgttggggggagggggggggcagatcaggggggaggggggaggttgcccaggctggcaggggggcaGATCTTGGGGGGAAGCTCccccggtgggggggggagactccttggggggggcggagggtgccCAGGGGGTCCTGGCCCCCGTctcacgccccctccccccaggtatcCGGCCAGAGACGCACTCCCCCGGCATGTTCTCCTGGTTCCCCATCTTCTTCCCCATCAAGGTGAGcggcccccgcccccagggggGCTCCCCGGCGGGGGGGCAGTGTCCtcacgggggagggggaagcggtAGGGCGtgtccctggggagggggcggggcttggcAAGGGGTGGGGCTTGGCGCGGGCTGacgctccctctctccccacagcagccgcTGGCGGTGCGCGCGGGGGAGCGCGTGCGCGTGGCCTTCTGGCGCTGCGCGGCCCCGCGCAAGGTGTGGTACGAGTGGGCGGTGACGGCGCCCGGCTGCTCCGCCCTGCACAACCCCAGCGGCCGCTCCTCCACCATCGGCCTCTGAGCGGGCGCCACGTCACTGAGACCCCGCCCCCTTCTCCGTCTCGGCCTGTGAGTGGCCCGGACGTcaccgggggcggggcctggaccGAGACCCCGCCCCATGCGGCCCTCGCTCCCCTCTCTGTCCATGGTCCGTGCGTTTCAATAAAGCTTTCTGTCTGGGCCCCTGTGTGTGTCCGTCTATGGCGGGAGAGGGGCGCCCTCCCGTTGTCATGGCAACCAGCCCCCTGCGTGCAGCCGTGCGAGTGGGGATAGGTTACTGACGCTGCTGTACCGCCCCTCTTCGTTCTGGGCCAATCAACGTTGCTGTTGTGAGCCAAGCCACATCCGCTGACTCATATTCAACCAATCAGGGTGGTCGCTCTCCGCCAAGTCCCGCCTCACCTGCCAATCACCCTTCGGCCACGGGGAAAGTagcgcaccccccaccccccgctccggGCCAAACAGCGAGGCCACTGGAGGGAAGGCCCGCCCCCTTCTCGCTCTCGCTCAATCATCGCTGGAGCTGACGCAAAAACACCCCGTCCCCTCCAAACTCTGAGCCAATCAGCGCCGCCCTCTCTGGGAACTGACCAATCAGCAACGGCGCTGTTCCAAGCCGCGTCCCCTTGGCCGACCGCGGCCAATCAGCGCCGTCCCGCTCACCCAATCAGGGTCACGCTGCCGCCCCGTTCGCGCCTGCGCGCGAAgcttctgggggaggggaaggttctgGAGGCAGCCGCGGCCTCCGCCATCTTAGCGCCGCGTCCGGCCGCGGAGAAACCCGGAGCCCAAGGAGCCGGCGCTACCCCGGAGGAGGGTGAGAGCGGGGGCAGGGTGACGTCATGGCGGGGGGGGCACCTCACGGGGGGTGAAGGTGATAACGTCAGTGTCCCGTGAGGGGGGTGGGCGCAAGCGCGGGGTTCTAGAATGCTGGGCGGAGGGGTTCGTGGGAGGCTTAGAACGCTGGGGACGGTGCTGGGCGGGGCTTGCAAGGGGCTTTAGAACGCTGGGGGCTTAGGGGCGGGGCTAAGAGGTTGGGCGGGGCTTGTAAGGGGCTTAGAAcgcggagggctggggggcggggctacggggcggggtggggcttgCAAGGGGGCATAGAACGCGGAGGGTGGGGCTTGCTGCAGGGATAGAACAGTCGGGGGAGGGGTGGCATCAAAGTCTAGAATGTGGAGGCGGGGCCTAGAAGTTAGGTTCTAGAGTGGAGGGattctagagcagaggttcctCCAACCGGGTTGGGACTTGGGGTCTTGCTAGGCCCTTGGCCAGATGAAGGGGGTGCCCTGCGCACATCAGCATCCCGGGTCCTGGGTCTGTAGAACCGGTCTGGAATTGGGAAGGGTCGAGAGCAGGCTTGGCTCCCTGGGGATCTAGAGCAGACTCTGGCCCAGGATTTAGAGCCATGATGCTCTCGGGGCGGCATGCTGGAGATGGGGTGCTCTAGAAcaggcctggctgtgcctcccaaGGTGTTCCCCAGACCTAGGGGTGGTGTCTTCTCTGAATGTTTggaattggggggcggggggggggctagaGCAGGGTGGGTGCCAGGAAGCAGGTGACTTGTGGGTGGCTCTTTCCCCTCCGCTGGTTTTGGAGCCCCCAGCCTGGGACTGGCAGCCAGGCTCAATATGTGGCGGGAGAGGGGTATCTTGCAAAGTGCTCCAGACTGGTAGTGGGGCAGCAAAGGGACATGGGTCCGGAACGCCTGGGACCCCTAGCCTGATAttgggtgggggggtctggaGCATGCAGGCTAGAACGATTGGGGGGGCCCCCCCACGCTCACCACACCCCATCTCTCCGCAGGACGCGTCTGAGAGCCGCTCAAGCCCGGAGTCTGCCCTGCCCTTCGGGGGTGGGGCACCCCCGGCGCGCTCCATGGAGCCGGGGGTCTCGAATCCGCTGCAGGAGCCCGTGAGTACCCTGCTCCCCTCAGCTGTGGCTCCCTGGATGGGGCCCCGAGGGGCCGGCCTGGGGCTAatcccccctctcctctcccgcAGAGCTCGGCCGACGCCATGACGCCCGACGACTTCGACATTGTCATCGAAGCCATGCTGGAGGCGCCTTACaagaaggaggaggtgaggggcGGGGGGCCCTTGCGaggggtgtgcctcagtttccccagcgtCTCTGGAGCAGTGGAGGCTGGAGGGGGGTCCTTGGTGGCTGGTGGGGAGAGCGGAGCGGGGGTGCCGATGCGGGCTGCCCCTTCTCCCACTGAGGCGTGGCTTTGTTTCCTCCAGGCCCAGGCAGGACCCTCGAAGGCGCCAGCTGAAGCCCCTGCGGCTCAGGTAACGTATGGGGGGGcctgtggggggatggggggctgcATCCTGTATTCATCTCTCcgtgctccccccacagcccccggaGGAGCAGAGCAAGGAGGTGAAGAAGGAGAgtgccagcagcaggtgagagcGGTGGGGGGCTGCCCCACAGTAACGGCATCTCCCCCTGGCAgtgggcagggcgggggctggcCCACCCTAGCGGTGTCTCCCCCTGGCAGTGGGCGGGCCGCGGAGGGCTGCCCCACGCTAACGGTGTCCCCTCCTGacactggggggagcagggggctgtccTATGCTAATTTTGTTTCTCCACCCCCCAAGTAGCAGCAGGAAAAAGAGGAGTCGGAGCCGTGAGCACAGACACAGGTAGGGGCAGGGGGCTTGTGTGTTTGCCTGGGGGTACGGGgtggctgggagtgtgtgtgtgaggggagctgtgattggccaggGGCGCATAGGGTGTGTGAGGGGAGTTGTGATTGGCTGAGGGTGGCCCAGGGATGCTGTGATTGGCCAGGGGGCTTTGATTGGCTGGGTGAGGCCAAGGGAGTGTGTGATTGGCCGGCGGGGTCTCTGACACTCTGTCTTTCTAGCCGGGACCAGGAGCGGCGGCGGCGCAGTAGCCGGAGCCGGGAGCGCCGGAGCCGCCACAGGAGCCGGAGCCGGGAGCGCCGGCGGGGGAGCCGTTCCCGGAGCCGGGAGCGCCGGCGCGAGGAGAGAGCCCGGTAccgcagccccccactccccgggtgagtcaggccctgcccctgggtgaGTGGAACCACACTCCCAGCCAAACCCTGCCCCTGGGAGAGTGAGGCTCCACCCCCAGGTGAAtgagaccccccccgcccctccttgACCAACCCCTGCGTCCTGGTGAGGAAGGCCCTGGCCAGACCTACCCCCGGGCGAGGGAATCCgctccccagccaggccctgccctcacaaCACTCCCTGCCCATCCGTACTTGGagggaccccacccccttccctccccttctcattGCAGCCCCCTGGGGAACCCAGCCCCTGCCTTCCCTCCACTCGCTTGGCCCTGACCTGGTGTCTGCCCCCAGGCGCCGGTTTGGACACAGTAAGAGCCCCCTGTACCGGGAGAAAAGCCCCGTGCGGTGAGTGACGCCCATACCAGGAGCCGGGGGAGGCCGGGCATGGATCTGGGCCCCATGCcgggagcagagatgggggctTTGGGAGTGGTGTTggcaggggtctggctggggatCTGGTTGGTTGGGCGGAGGAGAGTTGGGGGGATCTGTCCAGGGGTTGGATCATCCGGGGAGAGCGGACCTGATGGATCTGGGTGGGAGGATCTGCTGCAAATGGGCCTGgcgggagaggagctggggggtcTGGTTGGGGGAGCGCAGTGGGGGAAGAGTCGagggccctggcccagcccccctgACACCCTGTCCTGCAGGGAGGCACtgggcagcctgagccccgagGAGCGGGACGCTCGCACCGTGTTTTGCATGCAGCTGGCCGCCCGTATCCGCCCCCGCGACCTCGAGGACTTCTTCTCCGCTGTCGGCAAGgtaccgccccggccctgccccacccccacccccaggaggtcgatggttgccaaccctccaggattggccaaGAGTCTTGGGAATTAAACAGTAATCTTGAATTAGGGATGTCTGTGATGAAATCTCCGGGAATACGTCCGACCAGAATTGGTGGCCCGAAGGAGGTCTGTCTTgccagagtagggtgaccagacagcagctgtgaagaaccgggacgggggtgggggtaataggcgcctatataagaaaaagtcccaaaaaacaggactgtccctttgcAAAGGGGACATCTGGACACCCTAGGCTAGGGTAACCTGGCTCTTCCACCTGCTCATTCCTGAAGCCTCACCCACTGTGCATAGGCCCCGCTCCTCCTGCcatctccaaccccaccccccatgctggGCCCGCTTCTCCTCTCCGTGGCCGTCCCCCCTGTGCCTGGCCCTGCCCTTCCTGCCATCTCTGACCCCGCCCTGTTCTGGGCCCCGCCCCTCGGCCGTCTCCCCCCAGGTGCGGGACGTGCGGATCATCTCGGACCGGAACTCGCGGCGCTCCAAGGGCATTGCCTACGTGGAGTTCTGTGAGATCCAGTCGGTGCCGCTGGCCATCGGGCTGACGGGGCAGCGCCTGCTGGGCGTGCCCATCATCGTCCAGGCCTCCCAGGTGGGGGACAAGGGGATGATagaggggagctgtggggcagtgtcAGGGGGTGCTCGGGGGTGGAGGGTGTccaggggggctgctgggggcaaGGGTGTCAGGGGACTAAGGGgtgtcctggggggtggggggatgatgGCGGGGCACAGGGGTGTCGGGGGACTGTAGGGTGtccaggggggcagggggatgacAGGAGCAAGGGGACGACCAGGGATGATGGGGGGCGGGACcatccagggcagggctgggggatgtCTCAGGGGCAGGG
This portion of the Chelonia mydas isolate rCheMyd1 chromosome 13, rCheMyd1.pri.v2, whole genome shotgun sequence genome encodes:
- the PRMT5 gene encoding protein arginine N-methyltransferase 5 isoform X5, with amino-acid sequence MPVFHPRYRREFSHQPASGRPGPHTRSDLLLSGRDWNTLIVGKLSPWIRPDAKVEAVRRNSEAAMLQELNFGAYLGLPAFLLPLTQGENPNLARVLSTHIHTGHHSTMFWMRVPLLAPEDLRDDLIENEPVPVPEDGSGDEKTWIWWHDFRTLCDYNKRIAVALEVGPDLPSNHVIDRWLGEPIKAAILPTSIFLTNKKGFPVLSKMHQRLVFRLLKLEVQFIVWGAHHHPEKEFCSYLQYLEYLSQNRPPPSAYELFAKGYEDYLQSPLQPLMDNLESQTYEVFEKDPIKYSQYQQAIYRCLLDRVPEEEKETNVQVVMVLGAGRGPLVNATLRASRQAGRRVKIYAVEKNPNAVVTLESWQYEEWGSQVTVVSSDMRDWTAPEQADLLVSELLGSFADNELSPECLDGAQHCLRAGGVSIPSTYTSFLAPISSSKLYNEVRACREKDRHPEAQFEMPYVVRLHNFHQLAPPQPCFTFHHPHPDPDRDKSQYRQLEFAVEVNTVLHGFAGYFETTLYGDVTLSIRPETHSPGMFSWFPIFFPIKQPLAVRAGERVRVAFWRCAAPRKVWYEWAVTAPGCSALHNPSGRSSTIGL